tatattctccttttatatattatccattattttttttattataatatttttattcataaaaaaatttttttttttattattatttccatTAAATATATCTTCCTTATGCCACAActgaataaatattttttttttttattcatttgaattttactatatttttttctattatactattttttaagcatattttctattttatgtatgtttatattatatttttaaatttatcttattttatttttttgtttatatgaCTAATatcaaattatatttatttagatACCttccattattattttattctttttgccatttatattaaaaaagaaaaaagttaaattttaatttatatcctttaaataaataatatatattattagttTTCAAATGTTTATTttagatattaaaaataaagaaacttattaaaatgaaatatatgcTCTTTTACTTTGAAAATTATCTTATATAGAAAGGTTCTTTttcaacttttttttctgattTGGTGCtactaattatatatttctcttataagctgaaaagaataaaaaaaaaaaattttttacgttttaaattctttttttatttatttatttatttttttttttcgtatatatatattctaacATAAACTActaaaagataaattattaaatttctttttatacacaaagaatataaaaaattcttatacaaaaaaatgaataatgaaaatataaagtataaacgtctaaaaaaaatgtttatgtacataatttctttttttatttttcctttgtttatgcatatattttatttaaagaaaacaataaaaaaaaaaaagtcctttttttttatttaataaaagtacTAAAACATAATTATATAAGTATACATATCAATGCATAAGTATACAACTAAATAATTAAACTAcgaattaaagaaaataatacctaaaaaaaaggaattttaCAATCTTTgttcaaaattttaaagataataatttttaatttatttttctttccGAACTTGTCTACTATAATgccattttattattaaatttttgatTAAAGTTTTTTGCGCATCTTTGATTTTTACATAAATCGATTTTcctaattttataaaattgcTATTTCCCCTTCCCCCAATTCTATTGCTTTTTAtaagttttaatatatttctagTTGTATGTTTTACAAATTAATGCATTTATATATGATTATCATACTAATAAATTAAAGTTGTTAATTCAATGACTTAATGCCTTTACATTCTTTCTATTTCTAAATTTctaaattttcttatttgtTTCTATATATCTATCAATATAAATGTCTATCTTTATCAGTTTATTTATAGCTGTTTATTTTTCtgtatgtatatttatatacctatatttatatatataattttattcgTGGGCTTTATctccatatatatatatgcttttTACTTCcatatatttatgaatttATCTATGCTTATATCTATTTctatttgtatatttatgctaatttatatatatttaattatctACATCTATTAAAATGCTAAtaaatctttatatattattattttttctaatttttctattactATTTTTGTCTATATTTTAGCATCATACCCTTCAGCTAttaattcctttttatttattggaACATTAGTTTGATGTTGAGTTAAAATAGCCTGTTGAATAACTTGTCCTTTCCATTCAGGCCAAGCACTCTCTGAATTTTTAagatttttcttttgatttTTTGGGGTATCCATAGACGCTAAAAAATCGGCGTGCATCCCCATAACATCTTCCCtaatttctaaattttttttattttcatctacTGGTTTGTATTGAGGTAATGATTTTCTTCTATTACCTTCAAAAAATCTATTTgacatttctttttttctttcattggAGAAATGTCtttttaccttttttttatcataagaATCTGAATCGATATCAGAATCACTTTCTGATTCAGTTTCATCACTTGATGTTGAATAAGAAGAGGAATCTGAAGAGTTTGATGATGATGAATCAGAAGAATTAGAGGACGATGATGAATATCTACTTCTGTGCTTATCATAATGagtattatttttcaaataatttttatctcCAATATTTTTACCgcttatttttccttttcctaAATTGAAATTAGGAATTTGCTCTGATGATATTAGAGAGGCTTTATATTGTTCCAAATTTATTCTACCCATATGATTAATATAAAGGAAAAtccttttttgtttttcaatAGATAACAAATCAGTATCAAATGTAAAATATCTATCAAACATATGATTCTCAGCCAATATACCTAAATCGTCTTGTATTATTTCTAATGCTGCTCTTCTTTGATTTGGTGCTAATCTTCGTAAATTTTTGAAAAGTAATTTCACttgataattatttaaaccTTTATCATTAATTCCTATTTTTTGAATTCCTGGTGGATCAGGAATTGTTCCCATACTTGGTGGATCAAAATCAATATCATCAGttgaattttcttttttgcccctattattttcataagcATTCTTTAACATATTTGCTGAAACCTTATtagttttattaattttttctccttttttatttttatttttattttgttgtGAATATATTTGACTAGAATTCACATTATTTAATGATGATCCCAttgcattatttttttttccgtAATTTTTACTATCGCTTTtatgataattataattatcacTACTCATATCATCACTACTATTGCTACTTATGCTACTGCTATTCGCACTACTATTATTACCATCATAATAATcatatttatcatttaatatttcattatattgTTTCATGTCTAGATAAATACAATTggtattttttgtatattcatttaaaattttttccaTTTCTGAACTCTCTTTTAATAACTTATCAAATTCTTTAGCTAATTTATATGCATCATTCCAAACATCATTTTTAACCTTATGATATGTAAATGcgttaaaaaatatttgccTTACATCTTGTTGCCATTCAAAAGGattatcatatttattatttaataattttttttctattgtCTCAAAATCCATTGGATACGTGATAACATTTAGATAATTAGGTACCCCATCTAATTCAGGATTTACTGGCTTTAAAAACCAACAACTactttcttttctttttaatttatgtaatattttaaaacagTAATTCTTCCAAGGATTTTTTGtcttataatttctttttttatatattttgttatgTTGCTCATGTTCCTCATTCAAATTATCGTGATGTAAACTATTATTTCTTTGCCTTTTCTTTTGCATCTCTTTTCcatcttcttttttactaGAACATTTAGAAATATTTCCTGCACCGGAATTCGATATAGAACCATATGAATTTTtaccatttttattatccatttcatttttttttatatttttattatatgtcTTTTCATGTTCATATGATCTTACGTTTCCCCCCACTCCACTTTTGGTATATTTTTGAgctgaattatttttttcatttatataattatgttCTTTTGTATTACACTTTCTATTATCTTcatttgatatattttttgtatctttttgagtatcattttctttactACTTAATTCTTCTTTTGAGTAATACATATCGAATGATTTTTTCGATTTTCTCTTTCCAgcatcatatatattattagatAGAGAACAacgtaaattttttatttcatttaaatgtCTTTTTGATATAGAAGAATACgtgtttcttttttcatttttaggCTTTTCAATAGAAATTTCAATAAATCGAAATCCTAATGAATTAATTGTTTTTGATATAAATGTAAATTCTTCTTCAGTTAAATGCAATACTCCCCTTTCAAAACTTCTTATTtcatctaaattttttaagaacattttttcaaattcgttagttttttctttttcataatttatatttctatctttattattttcattttctttatcttcattatttaaatctgTATTATTTATGAAATTACTTTTTGAAATATTGTTAATATGCTCATCACTCATATTAATATTACTAGAATTAttgtttattaaattattacatgtaatttcattattaatattactattattattttttttatcatcatcatcattattattattattattatttttatcaccattattattattattactattattattatctttattattattactatcattattatctttattattattactatcattattatctttattattattactatcattattatctttattattatcattattat
The sequence above is drawn from the Plasmodium relictum strain SGS1 genome assembly, chromosome: 14 genome and encodes:
- a CDS encoding bromodomain protein, putative, which codes for MNSTKNELIECYNDLIFKSKNSKFNYNIINSYEIKSTNKMNNEIKLNDNFNCMLNMVNSIDNKNNISNEKSEITVKSYMYNSDNNTMPNLNNNLNYIKSNNNVNIDLINDMNHNINDNSNNTINDNENATFQNNYTSRNNELNIYKNGGLNKDNLSDNCYLNNKNNQIINDITDDNILNKINSKSNEMSNLCNNNNMNKALNDNDNNEFNLKDDNKKIGNMKYSMLSKENTTDENGNKKNDIYNNNNNNDSNNNNDNNKDNNDSNNNKDNNDSNNNKDNNNGDNNNNNGDNNSNSNNNDNNKDNNDSNNNKDNNDSNNNKDNNDSNNNKDNNNSNNNNNGDKNNNNNNNDDDDKKNNNSNINNEITCNNLINNNSSNINMSDEHINNISKSNFINNTDLNNEDKENENNKDRNINYEKEKTNEFEKMFLKNLDEIRSFERGVLHLTEEEFTFISKTINSLGFRFIEISIEKPKNEKRNTYSSISKRHLNEIKNLRCSLSNNIYDAGKRKSKKSFDMYYSKEELSSKENDTQKDTKNISNEDNRKCNTKEHNYINEKNNSAQKYTKSGVGGNVRSYEHEKTYNKNIKKNEMDNKNGKNSYGSISNSGAGNISKCSSKKEDGKEMQKKRQRNNSLHHDNLNEEHEQHNKIYKKRNYKTKNPWKNYCFKILHKLKRKESSCWFLKPVNPELDGVPNYLNVITYPMDFETIEKKLLNNKYDNPFEWQQDVRQIFFNAFTYHKVKNDVWNDAYKLAKEFDKLLKESSEMEKILNEYTKNTNCIYLDMKQYNEILNDKYDYYDGNNSSANSSSISSNSSDDMSSDNYNYHKSDSKNYGKKNNAMGSSLNNVNSSQIYSQQNKNKNKKGEKINKTNKVSANMLKNAYENNRGKKENSTDDIDFDPPSMGTIPDPPGIQKIGINDKGLNNYQVKLLFKNLRRLAPNQRRAALEIIQDDLGILAENHMFDRYFTFDTDLLSIEKQKRIFLYINHMGRINLEQYKASLISSEQIPNFNLGKGKISGKNIGDKNYLKNNTHYDKHRSRYSSSSSNSSDSSSSNSSDSSSYSTSSDETESESDSDIDSDSYDKKKVKRHFSNERKKEMSNRFFEGNRRKSLPQYKPVDENKKNLEIREDVMGMHADFLASMDTPKNQKKNLKNSESAWPEWKGQVIQQAILTQHQTNVPINKKELIAEGYDAKI